In Candidatus Afararchaeum irisae, a single window of DNA contains:
- a CDS encoding FAD:protein FMN transferase — protein sequence MSISATSLGLRSKLGKSEEVFDCCDTEFRLRAKGLRASRAVSDARGKAETLESELDAFNETSAVSRLNSDGWVESYHVRRVVERGMEYYRLTDGVLDIRHGEVERQIKSYIRGERSEVDVGSLDGVEGDIEEDIRIEDDEVRVSRDIKLDLNSLAKGYIVDAVLEELDRLGVEGFVDGGGDIATTYPIRVGIESPYPSEKPLKKIKTDWSIATSGGYRRERSEIDHIYRPLSDGERTHDIEVGSKNRSVTVVSERDCTEADALATAVSVLDPDEAIELIEEREGTEALVVHSGVLKKTSGFEEHEAET from the coding sequence ATGTCGATTTCAGCCACGTCCTTAGGTTTACGTTCTAAGCTCGGCAAGTCAGAGGAGGTCTTCGACTGCTGTGATACAGAGTTCCGCCTGAGGGCTAAGGGTCTACGTGCTTCGAGAGCCGTCTCCGATGCGCGAGGTAAGGCGGAGACACTCGAATCCGAACTCGATGCTTTCAACGAGACGAGTGCTGTCTCGCGTCTCAACTCCGACGGATGGGTAGAGAGCTACCACGTCCGTAGAGTAGTCGAACGTGGGATGGAGTATTACCGACTCACGGACGGAGTACTCGACATACGTCACGGCGAGGTCGAGAGACAGATCAAGTCCTACATACGCGGTGAGAGATCTGAGGTGGATGTAGGAAGTCTCGACGGGGTCGAGGGGGATATAGAGGAGGACATACGCATCGAGGATGACGAAGTCAGAGTCTCGCGTGACATTAAACTCGATCTCAACTCTCTCGCAAAGGGATACATAGTCGACGCCGTACTCGAAGAACTCGACCGGCTCGGTGTCGAGGGATTCGTCGATGGAGGCGGGGACATAGCCACTACGTATCCGATTAGGGTAGGCATCGAGAGCCCGTACCCCTCCGAGAAGCCGTTGAAGAAAATCAAGACTGACTGGAGTATAGCCACGTCGGGAGGGTACAGACGCGAAAGATCCGAAATCGATCATATCTACCGCCCTCTCAGTGACGGCGAAAGAACACATGACATAGAGGTAGGATCGAAGAACAGATCCGTAACAGTCGTCTCCGAGAGAGACTGTACCGAAGCCGATGCCCTAGCCACCGCAGTCTCGGTATTAGACCCCGACGAGGCTATCGAGTTGATCGAGGAACGTGAAGGAACCGAGGCACTCGTTGTCCACTCGGGCGTTCTCAAAAAGACATCCGGATTTGAGGAACATGAAGCAGAAACATAG
- a CDS encoding cation-transporting P-type ATPase, giving the protein MKVEGHACTRDEVLSETASQSDGLTHDEAERRLEEEGENRIEEDEGPSAVEILVDQFRDYLVYILVIAVVLSVGVGVFPGESPRWGEAAIISLILFGNGLFGFYQDYRAERAISSLMEIATPTAKVRRGGETKEIDSKKVVPGDIILLEQGDSVPADARLLQVESLETTESALTGESEQVTKSTDPVDEDATVAERENTVFRGTDVVRGRGVAVVTRTGMDTEIGGIADELQLASDEKTPFQKEVDEMGKRLGYLVSGFIAVIAVIQWLVTGTDWITLFLLSVGLVVAAVPEALPAIVTFSLALGSRRMYERNALVRRLPVVESLGSVNYIVSDKTGTLTQGTMTVRRIYSNGREVSVTGVGTETEGEFYGSDGDEIDPEEIGEILRCGVYSNNTDETEDGFDGGPTETALLVAARKAGIDAPEERERSIPFSSSRKRMTAITDGANAYMKGAPETVLDRCDRMLVDDEVVELDDERRGEIEEKVSEYAGDALRVLGFAMKEPSDTDGDDDEIESGMVFLGLQAMIDPPREEVKEAVEDCRTAGIHVVMATGDDIKTARAIGESLGFDPEKAVTGREIESMDDDELRDAVTDTEIFARVSPSHKVRILKALQDSGLHVAMTGDGVNDAPALKNADVGVAMGQQGTDVAKKSSDIVLLDDNFVTIRDAIREGRTIFDNIRKVTNYLLSTNSAEVMFVFLGSIIGGLFFPEYFRGSDTVVLTAVMILWVNFATDGPPAMALAADESVPDVMNRDPRDPNVSIINRKIVSMVLLTGPLAAILFLQLFFAYIDDFRLAQTVLFTSLAMFEIVMFQIVRRDYGLSIFSNIWLSVTVGVAFVAQLLLLYTPLASVFEVVPIGLSHWMYIMGMTAVFTVLEIGFQRQFIGIFGRRDGADD; this is encoded by the coding sequence ATGAAGGTCGAAGGACACGCCTGTACCCGGGACGAGGTTCTGTCGGAGACCGCGAGTCAGAGCGACGGTCTGACACACGACGAGGCGGAGAGACGTCTCGAAGAAGAGGGAGAAAACAGGATAGAGGAGGACGAAGGACCCTCAGCAGTCGAGATACTCGTCGACCAGTTCCGTGACTACCTCGTCTACATACTCGTGATAGCAGTGGTACTCTCGGTAGGGGTCGGTGTCTTCCCCGGCGAGAGCCCGAGATGGGGAGAGGCGGCTATAATCTCACTCATACTCTTCGGGAACGGTCTCTTCGGATTCTACCAAGACTACCGTGCTGAGAGGGCTATCTCGTCACTCATGGAGATAGCGACACCGACTGCGAAGGTGAGACGTGGAGGGGAAACGAAGGAGATAGACTCGAAGAAGGTAGTCCCCGGCGACATAATACTACTCGAACAGGGCGACTCTGTTCCAGCCGACGCACGTCTCCTACAGGTCGAGTCGCTCGAAACCACCGAGTCGGCTCTCACGGGCGAGAGCGAACAGGTTACTAAGTCAACCGACCCCGTCGACGAAGACGCGACGGTTGCCGAGCGCGAAAACACAGTCTTCAGGGGAACCGACGTCGTACGTGGTCGCGGCGTTGCGGTTGTGACACGGACGGGAATGGACACCGAAATAGGCGGGATAGCTGACGAGCTCCAGCTTGCCTCAGACGAGAAGACTCCCTTCCAGAAGGAAGTCGACGAGATGGGAAAGAGGCTCGGATACCTCGTATCGGGATTCATCGCCGTCATAGCCGTAATACAGTGGCTCGTAACAGGTACTGACTGGATAACACTCTTCCTCCTCTCGGTCGGACTCGTCGTCGCCGCAGTTCCCGAGGCACTTCCGGCTATAGTCACCTTCTCTCTCGCACTCGGCTCCCGGAGGATGTACGAGAGAAACGCACTCGTACGACGCCTCCCTGTCGTCGAGTCACTCGGATCGGTCAACTACATAGTCTCCGACAAGACGGGGACTCTGACACAGGGAACCATGACAGTCCGTAGAATCTACTCGAACGGACGTGAGGTCTCAGTAACCGGAGTCGGAACCGAGACTGAGGGAGAGTTCTACGGCTCCGACGGCGACGAGATAGACCCCGAGGAGATAGGCGAGATACTCCGGTGTGGAGTCTACTCGAACAACACCGACGAGACTGAGGACGGCTTCGACGGAGGGCCCACCGAGACCGCACTCCTCGTAGCCGCGAGGAAGGCAGGCATAGACGCGCCCGAGGAGCGTGAGAGATCGATACCCTTCTCCTCGAGCCGTAAACGGATGACTGCTATCACCGACGGCGCGAATGCCTACATGAAAGGCGCACCCGAGACGGTACTCGACAGATGTGACCGTATGCTCGTAGACGACGAAGTCGTCGAACTCGACGACGAAAGACGCGGCGAGATTGAGGAGAAGGTCTCCGAGTACGCGGGTGACGCACTCCGTGTCCTCGGATTCGCTATGAAAGAGCCTAGCGATACCGACGGCGACGACGACGAGATAGAGTCTGGGATGGTCTTCCTCGGATTACAGGCTATGATTGACCCGCCGCGCGAGGAGGTCAAGGAGGCGGTCGAGGACTGCCGAACCGCGGGTATACATGTCGTAATGGCTACGGGTGACGACATAAAGACTGCGAGGGCTATAGGAGAGAGTCTAGGCTTCGACCCCGAGAAGGCAGTCACGGGACGCGAGATTGAGTCGATGGACGATGACGAGCTACGTGACGCCGTCACCGATACAGAGATATTCGCAAGAGTCTCGCCGAGCCATAAGGTGCGTATACTCAAGGCTCTTCAGGACAGCGGGCTCCACGTCGCTATGACGGGTGACGGTGTCAACGACGCTCCCGCGCTCAAAAACGCCGACGTGGGTGTGGCTATGGGTCAGCAGGGTACTGACGTCGCGAAGAAGAGCAGCGACATAGTCCTCTTGGACGACAACTTCGTGACTATACGTGACGCCATAAGGGAAGGCAGGACTATATTCGACAACATACGTAAGGTCACCAACTACCTCCTCTCAACCAACTCAGCCGAGGTGATGTTCGTCTTTCTGGGTTCAATCATAGGAGGTCTCTTCTTCCCCGAATACTTCAGAGGGTCAGACACCGTAGTCCTCACAGCCGTCATGATCCTCTGGGTCAACTTCGCCACCGACGGTCCTCCAGCTATGGCTCTCGCCGCCGACGAGAGCGTTCCGGATGTTATGAACCGTGACCCGCGTGACCCTAACGTATCAATAATCAACAGAAAGATCGTCTCGATGGTACTCCTCACAGGACCCTTAGCCGCGATCCTGTTTCTCCAGCTCTTCTTCGCCTATATAGACGATTTCCGTCTCGCACAGACGGTTCTCTTCACATCACTCGCGATGTTCGAGATAGTTATGTTCCAGATAGTAAGGCGGGACTATGGACTCAGTATCTTCTCTAACATCTGGCTCTCGGTTACCGTGGGAGTGGCATTCGTCGCTCAGCTACTCCTCCTTTACACGCCACTTGCGTCGGTATTCGAGGTCGTTCCAATAGGACTCAGCCACTGGATGTACATAATGGGGATGACGGCAGTCTTCACAGTCCTGGAGATAGGATTCCAGAGACAGTTCATAGGAATCTTCGGAAGACGTGACGGAGCCGATGACTAA
- a CDS encoding response regulator: MGTDGERGDKPTVLIVDDEEEIVDLYSVWLDSYDVRVAYTGTEALERIDEDVDLVVLDRLMPDISGDEILEEIRDNCLGTRVVVVTAVSPSIDVLNMEIDDYVVKPVERDELTESVENVLSLKEYDEATRKSYSLSEIKEALESSLSSTELYNSREYSRLQDELDRAREKADEVFETDTKAKGQKRPNTV, translated from the coding sequence ATGGGCACCGACGGCGAGAGAGGTGACAAGCCTACCGTACTCATAGTCGACGACGAGGAGGAGATAGTCGATCTCTACTCCGTCTGGCTTGACTCCTACGACGTCAGGGTCGCGTACACCGGAACTGAAGCCCTCGAAAGGATCGACGAAGACGTCGACCTCGTTGTTCTCGACAGACTTATGCCCGACATCTCGGGCGACGAGATACTCGAGGAGATACGTGACAACTGCCTCGGCACGAGGGTGGTCGTAGTCACAGCTGTGAGTCCGAGCATAGACGTACTCAACATGGAGATTGACGACTACGTCGTCAAACCCGTCGAGAGGGACGAGCTTACCGAGTCAGTCGAAAACGTCCTGTCGCTCAAAGAGTACGACGAGGCTACGAGGAAAAGCTACAGCCTCTCGGAGATAAAGGAAGCACTTGAGAGCTCGTTGTCGTCTACGGAGCTATACAACAGCCGGGAGTACTCCAGGCTACAGGACGAACTCGACAGAGCACGTGAGAAAGCCGACGAAGTCTTCGAGACAGATACTAAAGCTAAGGGACAGAAGAGACCGAATACGGTATAG
- a CDS encoding metalloregulator ArsR/SmtB family transcription factor: MDDEPELQSRRDIYREIDSNPGIHFRELLRELDYAQGTLQYQLRQLEDEGLVEVSDDGDYTRYYASGSFKSEDKAVMNALRREYSRRIIGHLADEGALSTSDLSERIDKSRSTISWHLSRLEEEDVVEKEREGRSVLYSLKEPDKIRRLYTVHRKSFSDRLVDKMLGLWEGY, translated from the coding sequence ATGGATGACGAGCCCGAACTACAGTCGAGACGCGATATATACAGGGAGATTGACTCGAACCCGGGAATCCACTTCCGCGAGCTACTCCGGGAACTCGACTACGCACAGGGTACTCTCCAGTATCAGCTCAGACAGCTCGAAGACGAGGGTCTCGTAGAAGTATCAGACGACGGCGACTACACGCGTTACTACGCGTCGGGTTCGTTCAAGTCGGAGGACAAAGCAGTTATGAACGCTCTAAGACGTGAGTACTCGCGGCGCATAATAGGACATCTCGCCGACGAGGGCGCGCTCTCAACCTCCGATCTCAGCGAGAGGATAGACAAGTCACGCTCGACTATATCGTGGCACCTCTCACGCCTTGAAGAAGAAGACGTCGTCGAGAAGGAGAGGGAAGGTCGTAGCGTACTCTACTCACTCAAGGAGCCCGACAAGATCAGACGTCTCTACACAGTACACAGAAAGAGCTTCTCCGACCGCCTCGTCGATAAGATGCTGGGTCTCTGGGAAGGCTACTAG